The window TCATCCAGAAAGAGCGTTCCGTGGTCGCAGCCGGCAATGCGGCCGGGATTCTCACGGACGGCTCCGGTAAAGGCTCCGCGCGCGTGACCGAAAAGCTCGCTGGCCAGCAGTTCCGGCTGCAGCGTCGGACACGAAACGATTCCGAGCGGCTGGGCTGCCCGCGGGCTCCAGCCGTGGATTGCTTTCGCCAGAATGGTTTTGCCGGTTCCGCTCTCGCCCCGGATCAGGACGGCGGCTTCGCTCGCCGCCACGTGGCGGGCCATCTCCAGCGTCCGCTGCATTTTCAGGTTGCTGGAGACGAACACTCCGTCGGGACGCAGGCTTTTCAGGTCTTCCTCCAGGCGGTCCAGGCGGCGCTCGATGCAGAGCGCCTTTTCCACCTTTTCAAGAACAAGCCCGAGCTTTTCCAATGCAAACGGCTTTTCGATGTAATCGAAGGCACCGCGCTTCATCGCCTCCACGGCGGTATCCACAGAGGAGTAGGCCGTCATGACCACAATTTTCAGCCAGGGGGAATCTGCGAGTAATTTCGGCAGCAGTTCCAGCCCGCTCTCCGGCCCGAGCCGCAAATCAAGGAAAGCAAGATCGAACTTGTGAAGCCGGTTCTCCGCAAACCCTTCCCGGGCGGAACCGGCCTGCCGGACCTGCTGGCCATGCGATTTCAGCCAGAGCGTCAGGGACTTCCGGATGTTGGCTTCATCATCGATCACAAGGATGTTCAACATTTTCGCCGTTATCCTTCTATTTGTCTTCTCCCGCCAGGCCATAAACCTCAATCGCCTTTTCCGCCAGCAGCAGAATTCCCTGGCCCGGTTCATTGCCGATAATCTTCCCCTCAAATTCATTCCGGTATTTTTTCAAATCCGCAATGGTTTCCACCGGCGCATATTCGGGGACTGCAATTCCCATCATCGCTCCCGGCAGATTCACGCCGAGATCGACAACTCTGTCGCGGATCCGGGCAAACTCGTTTTTATGGTAGTTCGGCAGCCACACCGTCACCATAACATCCTGAGTCCCGTTGGCCAGCGCTTCGAACGCAATCGGAATTGTGGTCGAAACGTTGGAGACTTCGCATTTCAGGTGTTCTTCCAGCAGGATTTTCAGCATTGCATTGGTCGCCAGTTCGTTATGAAAGCCGATATCGACCATTTTGATCTTCGCTCCGGGCTGCGGGCGCACGCCTTTCAGGAATGCTGCCTGCAATTCCGGGTTTCGTTTCAGCCACTCCCGGGCGCCTTTGCCGTAGTCGCCGTCGCTTTCATAACAGATCAGCGACAGGGAGTCAAGGTCAGTCGTTTTCCATTTGAATTGCCGGAAAAATTTCGCAAGTTCCGGATAATCCTTATCAAACCCTTTCCTGACAATTGTATGGACGTTCTCCGCCTCTCCAAATACTTTTTCCGGGTCTTTCAGGTATTTGATCGGCAGCTCGGCATTCATCCAGTGAGGACTCCACGCGGTAATGGCGGCATACCGATCATTTTTAATCGCATAAGCCATCTCTTCGATCATGGCGGGAGTTGTCGAGGTGATGACTCGGAATCCCTTGCCGCCGGCCGAATCCTTTCCGTTTTTCAGATTGAAAAAAATCAGGAAAGCCGCGCAGACCGCCAATATGATCGTATTTTCAATTCTTTTTCTCGTCCATTTCATTTTTCATCCTCCTGTTTGAAGGCTGTTCCCGTCGCCTGCAGCGTCCGGTCCAGAATGATGGCGATCACGACAATCACAATACCGCCTTCAAAAGCGACTCCCTTCTCTCCATTGCAAATTGCGCCCCACACCACGCTGCCGACGCCCTGCGCACCGACCAGCGAAGCGATGACGACCATCGACAGCGCGAGCATGACCGTCTGGTTCAGGCCCGCCCGGATCGACGTGAGCGCAGTCGGCAGCTCAAGGTCGAACAGCCGGTTCATCGGCGTCGCCCCGAATGCTTCGGAACACTCCAGCAGATCCTTCGGCGTGTTTTCGATGCCGAGCACGGTCATGCGCACGATCGGCGGCAGAGCGAACACCACGGTCGCAAAAACGCCGGAGGTGTTGCTGATCGAAAAGAACGCGATCGCCGGCACCAGATAGACATAGGCCGGCATCGTCTGCATGATGTCCAGCAGCGGCAGCACGATTTTCTTGAGCCATTTGCTGAACGTCATCAATACCGCCAGCGGCAGGCCGATTGCGACTGCGGCCGCCGTGCAGATGATCACCAGCGCCATCGTTTCCATCGCCGACTCCCAGAGGCCGAGCATGATGACCAGCATCATGCCGCAGGCGGAGCCGAACGTCAGCAGCTTGCGCCGGCCGCTGACGACGAAGATCACTGCGCAGAAAATCAGCAGCATCGCCCACTCCGGCGGAGCGCAGAGTATGTTTTTAAGCCCGTCCACAACAGAATCGATACTGCGTGAACACCAGCGCGTGAAATCTGCGCAATGGACAACCGCCCAGTCGAGGAAACGTTCAAAATATTGTCCGATCGGTAGTCTGATCATTTGGATTCTCCAGTTGTACCGTTGTAGGAAGCAAGGCAGGCCAGCAGCGCGCCGCTGGTGATGACGCCGAGAAAACGGCGTTCATCGTCCACGACCGCGATCGGCGCGGTCGATTCGCCCATCTGCATAACCACCTCTTTCAGCGGAGCGGAACGGTTGATGGTCTTGATGTTCATATCCATCATCGATTGCGCGGTCACATTGGGTTCACCCATGTGCTCGCGCACTTTCCGCGCCCAGACCAGGCCGTAGATCACCCCCTGGTCGTTGGTCGCGAACAGCGACGACAGGCCGCTTTCGCGGATTTTATGCAGCATGGTCTGCGGGCCGTCGCTCAGGTGCAGATAATCGTAGACCGGCTTCATGATCGAACCGGCGGTGATGACCTTGGTTTTGTCCGCCGCGTTCACAAACTTCGCGACATAATCGTTGGCCGGATGGCTCAGAATCTCCTCCATCGTCCCGAGCTGGGCGATCTCGCCATCCTTCATGATCAGCACGCGGTCTGCGAGCCGGATCGCTTCGTCGAGGTCGTGGGTGATGAAGATCACGGTCTTGCCGAGCTTTTTCTGAAGCGCCCGGATCTCATTCTGCATTTCGCGCCGGATCAGCGGATCGAGCGCCGAAAGCGCCTCGTCCATGATGATGATCTCCGGGTCCGCCGCCAGTGCGCGGGCGATGCCGACGCGCTGGCGCATCCCGCCGGAGAGCTGGTCCGGATAACGGTCCGCGTAATCGGCCAGCCCGACGAGCGCCAGCACTTCGCGCGCTCTGGCGCGCCGGGTTTCACGCGGTACTCCGGCGATCTTCAGCGCATAGGCTGCATTGTCCAGCACCGTCAAATGCGGGTAGAGTGCGAACTGCTGGAACACCATTCCGATCCGGCGGCGGCGCAAGTCACGCAACTGCCTTCTGCTGAGTGCGGTAACTTCCGTGTCGTCGATGAAAATCTTTCCGTCCGACGGCTCGATCAGCCGGTTGATGGTGCGGATCAGCGTGCTTTTGCCGCTGCCGGAAAGTCCCATCACCACAAAAAGTTCGCCGCGGCGGATGGTAAAATTGATGTCGTGAACACCGACACTGCACTGGGTTGCTTTATATACTTCTTCCCGGGTCTTGCCCGCTTTGAACAGTTCGGCGGCTTTCCTGTGATGCCGCCCGAAGATTTTGGTCAGCCCTTCTATCCTGACCAGATCTTCCGTTTTATCCAACTGATCCATCATAAGTCCTCCCTGACGGCTGCATTAACTTACCGATTCCATATCAAATTGTTCGTAACAGCAGAAGCAAAATACATGCCAATACCGAAATCGGCGGAAAAAGCAGAGAGCGGAAAGAGTTTTTGCAATTCGATAATTCAAAATGCAATATTCTGATTTTAAAAATTGCATTTTGCAATGTGATTTCTGCGATCTTTTATTGGGGATGCCGTCCGGCGGACCGCCGCCCCTTTGGAGGGGAAGCCATCCGCAATCCGGCCAGCACAAGAATAATTCCGAGAATGTTATAGAACGACAAGTGTTCCCCCAGAAAAAGCCAGGCGCCGAGCAGCGTGAATACCGGAGAGAGATTCTGCAGCAACCCCAGTTTCCAGAGCGACACCCGGGGCATCGCCTCCGACCAGGCGATAAAAGCCGCTGCCGTGGGAACCAGACCCAGAAGAACAATCGCTCCCCATGCGTCCCAGCCGGCCGGAATGATGAGCTGTGAATGGAAAATAAGAAGAAACGGAATTACCATGACAGCAGACGCCAGCTCGCAATACCCCATCAGGACAACGCGATTCGGGGCCGCCATCAGTTTCCGGCCGATTGCGGAGCCGATCACCCACGACACGGCGGAACCGATCAAGGCAAGCTGCCCCAGCCAGCTGGCGAAACCGTAATGGAATCCGCGCATGGAAATCATATTAAGGACAAACATGCATCCCAGCAGTCCGCATCCCACAGCCAGAATTTCACGGCGTTCCGTGGGATGGCGACGGATCAGTTTCCACACGATTGCGATAATCGCCGGACCGGATTCCAGAAACAGTGCGGCTGTGATTGCGCTCGCGGTCTGCTGGCCGATGAAAAAAAGCAGGCTCATCAGGAACAGCATGAAAAAAGCCACCGCAAGCATCTGCATGAATTCACGGAGCGAACGAAACCGCAGCGACTCCTTCCGCCACGCGGCATATCCGAGAATAGCCGCCGAACCGATCAGAAAGCGGTAAAACACCAGGGAAACCGGATCGACTCTGGCGTCGCCGCCGAGCAGAAAGCGCGCAACAAGGAACGCACTGCTCCAGCATACAATCGCCAGCAAGGCCAGCCGGAAACCGACCAGTTCGGCATTCTTGGAAAGCAAAGTCATAATCCGTAAAAATTTGGTAAGTCAAGAAAAACTGTTCCGGCAAAGCCTTTTACAGAATCAGTAAAGAGAGAAAATCCCGGGAGGAACGCCCCGCCAGTTGTTCGTCACACAATGTACGGGAACCGGCGTCCGGGGCGACAGGGCGGAGATCAGGCGCTGCCGCCTCTGCCGCCAGTGTTCCTTCGTCGCCGGCAGGGCGCAGACGGCCGCGGCAAATTCCGGGCTGTACAAAGCTTCCGCCAACTGCGCGTAGCGGAAAAACTCAGCCATCGGGCGGTCCAGGCGGGCATTGCGCAGGATGACCTGCCGCAGACGTTCCCTGTGGGATTCCGGCAATACCGCGCTGCGCAGTGCTTTGCAGATTTTCAGCTTGATGTATCCGGCCTCCACGCAACAGGGATCTGCTTCCAGAAAACGCACGGCTTCTTCGATCGCGTCCAGTTCTCCGGCCTGAATCCGCTGATATAGAGAAGGCGTATGTGCGGGCGCGCTCCCGTTGAAATAATCGAAAAAACGGAACGCCTCCTGAAAAGCGCGTGCCGCTTTCTGCCGCAGAACCTTGTCACTGTCGGGCTTTGAAAGGCGGCGGATGGCTCCATAATGCCGTCCCACCAATTTTTCCTGGTGCTTGATTTCCGCAATCGTGATCATGAATTCAACCTCCATAAAAGACAGTGGTTCGTTAAGCCAATGAGACATTTTCCAGTATTTCAACCGGTCGCCCGGAATTCCGTCGCATCTTGTGCCGGGCAATTTTCATCGGTTTGAAACTGGTTCGGCAATACCAGTCACGAAGATCAAGAAAACGCCGGACATCCGGCATGAAAAAGTAATGACTCAGAATCGGACTCAGATAACTGCTTACCGTCTGAAAATAGAAAGACGGCGAATTCGGCACTTCATAAAAGCAATGCCCATTCTCCCAGTACACCGGATTCAGCAGCGAAGTGTAATGGGTTCCTTCGATCGTGCCGCCGGCATCCGCGGAAGCGTCGATAAACAAACAGCCCGGCTTGGCGCGCTTCAGTTCGTCACGGGAAATTACATGATTGCTGTGCGGAAAAGTCTCGATACCATTGATTACAATATCAAATGAGGGCAATTCTTCGAGGAATTCGCTTATCGTTTTGCGGTAGAACATGCGGATATCGGAAGTGAATTTGCTGATTGCCCAATAGCCGCCCTGGGCAACATTACCGGAGGAGAGCACGGCAACCCGGGTGGCCGGTTCCGGCAGCTTCCCCCACGAAAGCAGTGCATGCTGCACGGAAGCCACTCCCGCGTAAAAACTGTTTTTCCAGAGAAAATCACGGGGGATGAAGGGGATCTTACAGGTCTGTCCGTTGAAAGTGACGGTCGGAGAGATATTGTCGATATCCACAACCGTGAGTGCAAGTTCCTTTGCAATCTGCATGAATTCTGCGGAAGGGGCCTCATGGGGATGGGTCCAGCCGATAATCAGCTGTCCTTTGCGAAGATGGCGGTAGTCCTCCGGCTGGATCAGTTTCAACGAAAAAATCGCATCGCAACTGGAAAACACTTCCTGCCGTGTGGCAATTTGAGCTCCTCGTCGTCGATATTCATCGGGGGGAATGCCCAGGGTATCACCGAATTTTTCATCGATTACGAGATGATTCTCAGATGTTCGCATATCCTGCGGGAGCAAGGCGACCCGCCTTTCTCCCGGAAAATCCGGCCTGATCAATCCCAATCGCATATCTTTGGTCTCCTTCTGTCGTTGAAAGATGAGAGCTTGAAATTCTTTATCAGCAAAAATAATGCCAATGCCGATACCGCCGTTTGTCTTGCATAAACGCCGGGAGGAGAGCCGAATGAAGTTCCAGACGCATTTGCAAAGTGCAATTTTGAAGAATCTGAAAATTGTACTTTGCAATCAGAAAAATCTCTTCCGGGAACCGGGATGAGCCGGATCATTCACGGAACGGCAGACTCCGGCCTGAAAATCATGCGGCAGGGATTATAAAAAGATTGCAGGAACCCATGCAGGCTGCAGCCGTAACACGCGAACGACGGCAATATTACCGATCCAGATGGTTCCCGATGAGATTGCCGCGGCAATTGCCGCCATTCATACCAATTATCCAAACCCAATTATTTCTTGCCCGGAACAGGAACTGGGTGATGATATGGAGAGCCTGCCGTGGAAACAATGGAAAAATACCCATGCCAAGGTTGACGGCTTCCGGTATAAGCGGGATCAGCAACTTGCAATCGGACAAACTCAATAAACAATGAGATACCCATGATAATCATAAAAACAAGCTTCACATCCCACGAAAAAACCGGGAGAGCGCCGGTGTCAATCATGGCACGACACCGGTACTCCCGGAAACATTTTACATGTCGTCGCTGTTTTTCTCAACAGCGTTACAGCGTTTTAAACTATGCTTCCTGATCCGGATCTGTGGGCCTCGCATTCTGGAATAAAGAGGCTTGCGCCGCTTGACATAATTGATGAAATCGGTCACGTTTTCTACCATACTCCTGACTGATTTAGAAAAATTGTGCGCATCCACCTCCGTTACAAATATTTTCCGGTACGGCTCTCCGGCACATTTCTGATATCTTCCGGAGTGCCGGACGCGACGATCCTGCCGCCGTCCTTGCCGCCACCCGGTCCCATGTCGATGATATAGTCGGCATTGCCAATCACATCCAGATCGTGTTCAATCACGACGACTGTCGCTCCATTGTCGATGAGAGCCTGAAATACTTTGAGAAGTGTCCGTACATCCAGAGGATGCAGTCCGATGGTCGGTTCATCAAAGACGAAGAGGGAATCCGATTGCGTTTTACCCATCTCGCCTGCCAATTTCAGGCGTTGCGCTTCGCCGCCGGAAAGATTCGGCGTCTCCTCGCCGAGCGTCAGGTAACCAAGCCCCAGATTTTGCAAAGTCAGCAATCTGGAATATACGCTTTTCATTTTCTCGCAAATCCTGATCGCATTGTTGATATCCATCGCCATCAACTCCGGCAACGAGCAGCCGTCCGGCAGCTTCACGCCGGCGGCTTCCTTCGCATAACGGGTTCCCCGGCATTCCGTGCATGGAATATCCACATCAGGCAGAAATTGCACGTCCAGACTGATTTCTCCGGTCCCGTCACAGACCGGACAGCGCAGCTTCCCGGTGTTGTAGGAAAAATCACCGGCCTTGAAGCCGAGCCGCTTTGCATCGGGCGTCCTGGCGTAAATCTTGCGCAGTTCGTCATGCACGTTGGCATATGTCGCCACGGTGGAACGCACATTGATTCCGATCGGAGTCGCATCGATCAATTTTACCTGCCTGATTCCCCCTGCTTCGACGGCGACAATATGTGCCGGCGTTTTTTTCCCGGCGATGGCGGCTTCCAGCCCGGGAATCAGACTTTCAAGGATCAGCGTCGTCTTGCCGGAGCCGGACACTCCGGTTACGACGGTCAGTTTCCCCTTCGGGATATCGATTTCGAGCGGCTTCACCGTATGAATCTTCGCTGTGGAGAGATGAATGCGGCCCTGAGAGAACAGATCGTCTTTTCCGGCACGTTTTCTCACTTTCGTGTCTGCGGTTCCGGCGAGAAAAGGACCGATCATGGAACGGCCGTTTTTTTCAATATCCGCGACAGTTCCTTCCGCAACGACAGATCCGCCTTCCGCTCCGGCTCCCGGTCCCATCTCTACAAGCCAGTCAGCTTCCGCCAGAATCTGTGTATCGTGATCAACCAGCAGGACGGAATTGCCATCGGCGATCAGATCGCGCATGACGCCGATCAAGCCGACGATATTGGACGGATGCAGTCCGATGGACGGTTCATCCAGAACATACAGAACGCCTGAGGTGCGGTTGCGGACCGCGCGGGCAAGCTGCATTCGCTGCCTTTCACCGGTAGAAAGAGTGGAAGCTGCGCGGTCGAGTGCCAGGTATCCCAGTCCGAGATCCATCAGTCGTCTTGCAGCTGCCTGGAACGATTCGCAGATGCTTGTCGCCATGGGGCGCATCGCTTCCGGCAGGGAAGCAGGAACGCCGTCCACCCAGTGAACGAGTTCGGCAAGCGTCATCATGCAAGCCCGGTCCAGGGTAATCTCCCGCAGCCTCGGCGTTCTTGCCCGTTCCGATAAGCGCGTTCCGCCGCAATCCGGACAGGTTTCCTGCTTCAAAAAGCGTTCCACGCGCTTCATCCCCTGTTCGTCCTTGACTTTCGCCAGCGCGTTTTCCACGGTATAGACGGCATTGTAATAGGTAAAATCGAGTTCACCCGCCTGATTGGTGTTTTTGGAGTGATAGAAAATATGCTTCTTTTCCGCAGGACCGTTGTAAACGATCTCCTTTTCGGCATCCGTCAGCTCGCGAAACGGCACATCGGTGCGGACTCCCATTGCGCGGCAGACATCCGTCATAAGCGACCACATCAGCGAATTCCATGGAGCCACCGCGCCGTCGTCGATCGTGCGCGACTCATCCGGAACGAGCGTTGTCCGGTCAACGGTCCGCACCGTACCCGTTCCGTCGCAGGTCCGGCAGGCGCCCTGGCTGTTGAATGCCAGTTCTTCGGCCGACGGTGCATAGAATTTTACGCCGCATTCCGGACAAACCAGTTCCCGGCCGGCCGCAACTGCCAAAGAAGGTTCCAGCTCATGTCCGCAGGGACAGCGATGATTTGCCAGCCGCGAAAACATCAGACGCAGAACGTTCAGGAGTTCGGTCCCCGTGCCGAAGGTACTGCGTATGCCGGGAATTCCGGGACGCTGATGCAGTGCCAGCGCGGCCGGAACATACAGAACGTCATCCACCTGCGCCTTGGCCGCTCCGGTCATTTTGCGGCGGGTATAAGTGGAAAGCGCTTCCAGATACCGCCGGGAGCCTTCCGCATACAGCACTCCCAGCGCCAGCGACGATTTTCCGGAACCGGACACTCCGGCAACTCCGACAATTTTATTCAGCGGGATGTCCACATCGATATTTTTCAGATTGTGTACCCGCGCTCCACGGACTTTTATTCTATCAATCATAATTCTGTCAATCACCCGTTCTTCTGAACCATTAAGGCTGCAACTGCCGCCGGACACGTATATTCATCGATAACAACAGGTCCGGCCATCCCTCTTGTTCGGAATCACTGCTGT of the Victivallis lenta genome contains:
- a CDS encoding sigma-54-dependent transcriptional regulator — its product is MLNILVIDDEANIRKSLTLWLKSHGQQVRQAGSAREGFAENRLHKFDLAFLDLRLGPESGLELLPKLLADSPWLKIVVMTAYSSVDTAVEAMKRGAFDYIEKPFALEKLGLVLEKVEKALCIERRLDRLEEDLKSLRPDGVFVSSNLKMQRTLEMARHVAASEAAVLIRGESGTGKTILAKAIHGWSPRAAQPLGIVSCPTLQPELLASELFGHARGAFTGAVRENPGRIAGCDHGTLFLDEIGDLTASIQPQLLRFLQDHEYERVGDPTPRQADVRLIAATNRNLEEAVKTGAFREDLFYRLNVFQLEIPPLRERPEDLEMLAENMLRFFAAANRKLIRGFSPEASEAIKAYPWPGNLRELRNAVERGVILTDSDTVLLHHLPDALQHLKGEVSPNGRLTLEQLEENYIREVLTTSSSLVEAASILGINQATLWRKRKAYGINN
- a CDS encoding glycine betaine ABC transporter substrate-binding protein — translated: MKWTRKRIENTIILAVCAAFLIFFNLKNGKDSAGGKGFRVITSTTPAMIEEMAYAIKNDRYAAITAWSPHWMNAELPIKYLKDPEKVFGEAENVHTIVRKGFDKDYPELAKFFRQFKWKTTDLDSLSLICYESDGDYGKGAREWLKRNPELQAAFLKGVRPQPGAKIKMVDIGFHNELATNAMLKILLEEHLKCEVSNVSTTIPIAFEALANGTQDVMVTVWLPNYHKNEFARIRDRVVDLGVNLPGAMMGIAVPEYAPVETIADLKKYRNEFEGKIIGNEPGQGILLLAEKAIEVYGLAGEDK
- a CDS encoding ABC transporter permease; protein product: MIRLPIGQYFERFLDWAVVHCADFTRWCSRSIDSVVDGLKNILCAPPEWAMLLIFCAVIFVVSGRRKLLTFGSACGMMLVIMLGLWESAMETMALVIICTAAAVAIGLPLAVLMTFSKWLKKIVLPLLDIMQTMPAYVYLVPAIAFFSISNTSGVFATVVFALPPIVRMTVLGIENTPKDLLECSEAFGATPMNRLFDLELPTALTSIRAGLNQTVMLALSMVVIASLVGAQGVGSVVWGAICNGEKGVAFEGGIVIVVIAIILDRTLQATGTAFKQEDEK
- a CDS encoding quaternary amine ABC transporter ATP-binding protein, translated to MMDQLDKTEDLVRIEGLTKIFGRHHRKAAELFKAGKTREEVYKATQCSVGVHDINFTIRRGELFVVMGLSGSGKSTLIRTINRLIEPSDGKIFIDDTEVTALSRRQLRDLRRRRIGMVFQQFALYPHLTVLDNAAYALKIAGVPRETRRARAREVLALVGLADYADRYPDQLSGGMRQRVGIARALAADPEIIIMDEALSALDPLIRREMQNEIRALQKKLGKTVIFITHDLDEAIRLADRVLIMKDGEIAQLGTMEEILSHPANDYVAKFVNAADKTKVITAGSIMKPVYDYLHLSDGPQTMLHKIRESGLSSLFATNDQGVIYGLVWARKVREHMGEPNVTAQSMMDMNIKTINRSAPLKEVVMQMGESTAPIAVVDDERRFLGVITSGALLACLASYNGTTGESK
- a CDS encoding DMT family transporter, with the protein product MLSKNAELVGFRLALLAIVCWSSAFLVARFLLGGDARVDPVSLVFYRFLIGSAAILGYAAWRKESLRFRSLREFMQMLAVAFFMLFLMSLLFFIGQQTASAITAALFLESGPAIIAIVWKLIRRHPTERREILAVGCGLLGCMFVLNMISMRGFHYGFASWLGQLALIGSAVSWVIGSAIGRKLMAAPNRVVLMGYCELASAVMVIPFLLIFHSQLIIPAGWDAWGAIVLLGLVPTAAAFIAWSEAMPRVSLWKLGLLQNLSPVFTLLGAWLFLGEHLSFYNILGIILVLAGLRMASPPKGRRSAGRHPQ
- a CDS encoding N(5)-(carboxyethyl)ornithine synthase, with protein sequence MQSTIFRFFKIALCKCVWNFIRLSSRRLCKTNGGIGIGIIFADKEFQALIFQRQKETKDMRLGLIRPDFPGERRVALLPQDMRTSENHLVIDEKFGDTLGIPPDEYRRRGAQIATRQEVFSSCDAIFSLKLIQPEDYRHLRKGQLIIGWTHPHEAPSAEFMQIAKELALTVVDIDNISPTVTFNGQTCKIPFIPRDFLWKNSFYAGVASVQHALLSWGKLPEPATRVAVLSSGNVAQGGYWAISKFTSDIRMFYRKTISEFLEELPSFDIVINGIETFPHSNHVISRDELKRAKPGCLFIDASADAGGTIEGTHYTSLLNPVYWENGHCFYEVPNSPSFYFQTVSSYLSPILSHYFFMPDVRRFLDLRDWYCRTSFKPMKIARHKMRRNSGRPVEILENVSLA
- a CDS encoding ATP-binding cassette domain-containing protein encodes the protein MIDRIKVRGARVHNLKNIDVDIPLNKIVGVAGVSGSGKSSLALGVLYAEGSRRYLEALSTYTRRKMTGAAKAQVDDVLYVPAALALHQRPGIPGIRSTFGTGTELLNVLRLMFSRLANHRCPCGHELEPSLAVAAGRELVCPECGVKFYAPSAEELAFNSQGACRTCDGTGTVRTVDRTTLVPDESRTIDDGAVAPWNSLMWSLMTDVCRAMGVRTDVPFRELTDAEKEIVYNGPAEKKHIFYHSKNTNQAGELDFTYYNAVYTVENALAKVKDEQGMKRVERFLKQETCPDCGGTRLSERARTPRLREITLDRACMMTLAELVHWVDGVPASLPEAMRPMATSICESFQAAARRLMDLGLGYLALDRAASTLSTGERQRMQLARAVRNRTSGVLYVLDEPSIGLHPSNIVGLIGVMRDLIADGNSVLLVDHDTQILAEADWLVEMGPGAGAEGGSVVAEGTVADIEKNGRSMIGPFLAGTADTKVRKRAGKDDLFSQGRIHLSTAKIHTVKPLEIDIPKGKLTVVTGVSGSGKTTLILESLIPGLEAAIAGKKTPAHIVAVEAGGIRQVKLIDATPIGINVRSTVATYANVHDELRKIYARTPDAKRLGFKAGDFSYNTGKLRCPVCDGTGEISLDVQFLPDVDIPCTECRGTRYAKEAAGVKLPDGCSLPELMAMDINNAIRICEKMKSVYSRLLTLQNLGLGYLTLGEETPNLSGGEAQRLKLAGEMGKTQSDSLFVFDEPTIGLHPLDVRTLLKVFQALIDNGATVVVIEHDLDVIGNADYIIDMGPGGGKDGGRIVASGTPEDIRNVPESRTGKYL